In the genome of Vidua macroura isolate BioBank_ID:100142 chromosome 19, ASM2450914v1, whole genome shotgun sequence, one region contains:
- the COG1 gene encoding conserved oligomeric Golgi complex subunit 1 isoform X1 — translation MAPPPWQHSRARPCPAQRWRRLRGNTAGRARARHKDGGASVATQPGAPVPGTKMAAPPSGDARKRRPLPVPKMAAAAPAARPGPGAGVGAGVVAAMATRGAEAEALFEAHTAAELRAVERRLRAGIEQKREELRQMVGERYRDLIEAADTIAEMRRSAERLLGAVRGLQRGGAARPGPAGTVRPAAQQSFYAAAAQLKLLLEVPERVWGAVEGGRYLPAARLHLLGAHLRRQLQLDAPRARCSPILARFPILLRQVAAASHLRSTILQESKALLRCPTGSDQAVAEALCAIMLLEDSSPRQALADFLLARKLAIQQLLNQPHHGAGIKAQVCSLMELLGTTLYQAHALFYTVPEGMAPEPALPCGLLFSTLESSTGQNPAGRGGVLEEDLKLSSWFKYLPESVVEFQPALRTLAHPISQEYLRETLQQWINMCSDDIRTGVRTLLVYVKSMKGLAGIRDAVWELFSSESSSHNWEAVCRRLLDRPVSFWEELLQQLFLDRLQTLTKEGFDSISSSSKQLLAVALQELEVKAGSGALSKQIQLEHNVALFLWSESPGDLPGDAAWVSVGQRGPFARSGLAMKAQALTPCVQSFCSTLDSKLKARLEDVLSYLPGDDSVPKEPAAPPRSAFDRFADAGTVQGLLRDRCVACVRHLLGCVQEQLQSAQSQLDPPGDARLNAVLFMARLCQALPELCPHLQRCVLGQAGGAESAPKEPRSAKKLGKGKAQEVPPELAKWQEVKAELLQQSLVAYQLWSSAVTKGLVQCFTHTLLLDTAGSVLATATNWDEIEIQEETESGSSVTSKIRLPVQPSWHVQCLLFSLCQEVNRVGGHTLPKVTLQELLRSCMAEVLAAYGKLVEQKQEKRPDSFPLTQSRALQLLYDLRYLSIILTAKSEDSKPSRIKQDSGIEKVIDFLEGHIDPFDLDVFTPHLNSNLNRLVQRTSVLFGLLTGTENQYTSRAGALSSQELHNILPLASSQIRFGLLPLSMSSSRKSKSTARSTERVQGPAAAAVLPREDEAARPGSLFRQLITDDEDTVAPSLFKLGWLSGMTK, via the exons ATGGCGCCGCCTCCGTGGCAACACAGCCGGGCGCGCCCGTGCCCGGCACAAAGATGGCGGCGCCTCCGTGGCAACACAGCCGGGCGCGCCCGTGCCCGGCACAAAGATGGCGGCGCCTCCGTGGCAACACAGCCGGGCGCGCCCGTGCCCGGCACAAAGATGGCGGCGCCGCCCAGCGGTGACGCCCGGAAGCGCCGTCCCCTTCCCGtgcccaagatggcggcggcggccccggcggcgcggcccgggccCGGTGCCGGTGTCGGTGCCGGTGTCGTGGCGGCGATGGCGACGCGCGGCGCCGAGGCCGAGGCGCTGTTCGAGGCGCACACGGCGGCCGAGCTGCGGGCGGTGGAGCGGCGGCTGCGCGCCGGCATCGAGCAGAAGCGGGAGGAGCTGCGGCAGATGGTGGGCGAGCGCTACCGGGACCTCATCGAGGCGGCCGACACCATCGCCGAGATGCGGCGGAGCGCCGAGCGCCTGCTGGGCGCCGTGCGGGGGCTGCAgcgcggcggcgcggcccggcccggccccgccggcacG GTTcgcccagcagctcagcagagttTTTACGCGGCGGCGGcacagctgaagctgctgctggaggtccCCGAGCGGGTCTGGGGGGCGGTGGAAGGGGGTCGCTACCTGCCCGCCGCCCGGCTCCACCTGCTCGGGGCTCACCTGCgccggcagctgcagctggacgCCCCCCGAGCCCGCTGCAGCCCCATCCTCGCCCGCTTCCCCATCCTGCTGCGACAAGTGGCGGCCGCCAGCCACCTCAG ATCCACCATCCTGCAGGAGAGCAAGGCCCTGCTGCGCTGCCCCACGGGCTCGGACCAGGCGGTGGCAGAAGCCCTGTGTGCCATCATGCTGCTGGAGGACAGCTCCCCACGCCAGGCCCTGGCTGACTTCCTGCTGGCCAGGAAACTGGccatccagcagctgctcaacCAGCCACACCACG GCGCAGGTATCAAAGCTCAGGTGTGTTCCCTGATGGAGCTGCTCGGCACCACGCTGTACCAGGCCCACGCTCTCTTCTACACCGTGCCCGAGGGGATGGCCCcggagccagccctgccctgtggaTTGCTCTTCTCcaccctggagagcagcacggGCCAGAACCCCGCAG ggagaggaggggtgCTGGAGGAGGATCTGAAGCTGAGCAGCTGGTTCAAGTACCTGCCTGAGTCCGTGGTGGAATTCCAGCCGGCCCTGCGGACCCTGGCGCACCCCATCAGCCAGGAGTACCTCAGGGAGACCCTGCAGCAGTGGATCAACAT GTGCAGTGATGACATCAGGACGGGGGTCAGGACCCTGCTGGTGTACGTGAAGAGCATgaaggggctggcagggatcCGTGATGCCGTGTGGGAGCTGTTCTCCAGCGAGTCCAGCAGCCACAACTGGGAGGCCGTGTGCCGGCGCCTGCTGGACAGGCCTGTGTCCttctgggaggagctgctgcagcagctcttcctggacaggctgcag ACGCTGACCAAAGAAGGCTTCGActccatctccagcagctccaagcagctgctggctgtagCCTTGCAGGAGCTGGAAGTGAAAGCTGGCAGCGGTGCCCTGAGCAAGCAGATCCAGCTGGAACACAACGTGGCCCTGTTCCTGTGGTCGGAGAGCCCCGGGGACCTGCCCGGGGACGCGGCGTGGGTCAGCGTGGGGCAGCGCGGGCCCTTCGCCAGGAGCGGGCTGGCCATGAAGGCACAGGCGCTCACTCCGTGCGTGCAGAGCTTCTGCTCCACGCTGGACTCCAAGctgaaggccaggctggaggatgTCCTGTCCTACCTCCCCGGGGACGACTCTGTCCCCAAGGAGCCCGCGGCGCCACCGCGCTCCGCCTTCGACCGCTTCGCCGACGCCGGCACCGTGCAGGGGCTGCTCCGCGACCGCTGCGTCGCCTGCGTCCGGCACCTCCTGGGCTGcgtccaggagcagctccagagtgCCCAGAGCCAGCTGGATCCCCCTGGGGACGCCAGGCTCAACGCCGTGCTCTTCatggccaggctgtgccaggccctgcccGAGCTGTGCCCTCACCTGCAGCGCTGTGTGCTGGGCCAGGCGGGCGGCGCGGAGTCGGCGCCCAAGGAGCCGCGCTCTGCCAAGAAGCTGGGCAAGGGCAAAGCCCAGGAAGTGCCCCCCGAGCTGGCCAAGTGGCAGGAGGTGAaggcagagctcctgcagcaaaGCCTGGTGGCCTATCAGCTCTGGAGCTCGGCTGTCACCAAA GGCCTGGTGCAGTGCTTCACCCACACGTTGCTGCTCGACACGGCTGGCTCTGTCCTGGCCACGGCCACCAACTGGGACGAGATCGAAATCCAGGAGGAAACTGAGTCTGGGAGCAGCGTGACGTCCAAGATCCGGCTGCCTGTGCAG CCCTCGTGGCACGTGCAGTGCCTCCTGTTCAGCCTGTGCCAGGAGGTGAACAGGGTTGGGGGGCACACCCTGCCCAAGGTcaccctgcaggagctgctgaggagctgcatgGCAGAGGTGCTCGCTGCCTATGGGAAGCTGGTGgagcagaagcaggagaag AGGCCGGACAGCTTCCCCCTGACCcagagcagggctctgcagttACTCTACGACCTGAGGTACCTCAGCATCATCCTGACAGCCAAGAGTGAGGACTCAAAACCCAGCAGGATCAAGCAGGACTCCGG gattGAGAAGGTCATCGACTTCCTGGAGGGACACATCGATCCCTTCGACCTGGATGTGTTCACCCCACACCTGAACAGCAACCTGAACCGCCTGGTGCAGAGAACCTCG gTTCTCTTTGGCCTGCTGACTGGGACAGAGAACCAGTACACGAGCAGGGCCGGCGCGCTGAGCTCGCAGGAGCTCCACAACATCCTGCCCTTAGCATCCAGCCAGATCAG GTTTGGACTTTTGCCACTGAGCATGTCGAGCTCACGGAAGAGCAAGTCCACTGCCAGGAGCACAGAAAGAGTCCAG GGAccggctgcagctgctgtgctgcccagggaggacGAGGCGGCACGGCCGGGCTCCCTGTTCCGGCAGCTCATCACCGACGACGAGGACACGGTGGCACCGTCCCTCTTCAAGCTGGGCTGGCTCTCAGGCATGACCAAGTGA
- the COG1 gene encoding conserved oligomeric Golgi complex subunit 1 isoform X2 — protein MATRGAEAEALFEAHTAAELRAVERRLRAGIEQKREELRQMVGERYRDLIEAADTIAEMRRSAERLLGAVRGLQRGGAARPGPAGTVRPAAQQSFYAAAAQLKLLLEVPERVWGAVEGGRYLPAARLHLLGAHLRRQLQLDAPRARCSPILARFPILLRQVAAASHLRSTILQESKALLRCPTGSDQAVAEALCAIMLLEDSSPRQALADFLLARKLAIQQLLNQPHHGAGIKAQVCSLMELLGTTLYQAHALFYTVPEGMAPEPALPCGLLFSTLESSTGQNPAGRGGVLEEDLKLSSWFKYLPESVVEFQPALRTLAHPISQEYLRETLQQWINMCSDDIRTGVRTLLVYVKSMKGLAGIRDAVWELFSSESSSHNWEAVCRRLLDRPVSFWEELLQQLFLDRLQTLTKEGFDSISSSSKQLLAVALQELEVKAGSGALSKQIQLEHNVALFLWSESPGDLPGDAAWVSVGQRGPFARSGLAMKAQALTPCVQSFCSTLDSKLKARLEDVLSYLPGDDSVPKEPAAPPRSAFDRFADAGTVQGLLRDRCVACVRHLLGCVQEQLQSAQSQLDPPGDARLNAVLFMARLCQALPELCPHLQRCVLGQAGGAESAPKEPRSAKKLGKGKAQEVPPELAKWQEVKAELLQQSLVAYQLWSSAVTKGLVQCFTHTLLLDTAGSVLATATNWDEIEIQEETESGSSVTSKIRLPVQPSWHVQCLLFSLCQEVNRVGGHTLPKVTLQELLRSCMAEVLAAYGKLVEQKQEKRPDSFPLTQSRALQLLYDLRYLSIILTAKSEDSKPSRIKQDSGIEKVIDFLEGHIDPFDLDVFTPHLNSNLNRLVQRTSVLFGLLTGTENQYTSRAGALSSQELHNILPLASSQIRFGLLPLSMSSSRKSKSTARSTERVQWDAAL, from the exons ATGGCGACGCGCGGCGCCGAGGCCGAGGCGCTGTTCGAGGCGCACACGGCGGCCGAGCTGCGGGCGGTGGAGCGGCGGCTGCGCGCCGGCATCGAGCAGAAGCGGGAGGAGCTGCGGCAGATGGTGGGCGAGCGCTACCGGGACCTCATCGAGGCGGCCGACACCATCGCCGAGATGCGGCGGAGCGCCGAGCGCCTGCTGGGCGCCGTGCGGGGGCTGCAgcgcggcggcgcggcccggcccggccccgccggcacG GTTcgcccagcagctcagcagagttTTTACGCGGCGGCGGcacagctgaagctgctgctggaggtccCCGAGCGGGTCTGGGGGGCGGTGGAAGGGGGTCGCTACCTGCCCGCCGCCCGGCTCCACCTGCTCGGGGCTCACCTGCgccggcagctgcagctggacgCCCCCCGAGCCCGCTGCAGCCCCATCCTCGCCCGCTTCCCCATCCTGCTGCGACAAGTGGCGGCCGCCAGCCACCTCAG ATCCACCATCCTGCAGGAGAGCAAGGCCCTGCTGCGCTGCCCCACGGGCTCGGACCAGGCGGTGGCAGAAGCCCTGTGTGCCATCATGCTGCTGGAGGACAGCTCCCCACGCCAGGCCCTGGCTGACTTCCTGCTGGCCAGGAAACTGGccatccagcagctgctcaacCAGCCACACCACG GCGCAGGTATCAAAGCTCAGGTGTGTTCCCTGATGGAGCTGCTCGGCACCACGCTGTACCAGGCCCACGCTCTCTTCTACACCGTGCCCGAGGGGATGGCCCcggagccagccctgccctgtggaTTGCTCTTCTCcaccctggagagcagcacggGCCAGAACCCCGCAG ggagaggaggggtgCTGGAGGAGGATCTGAAGCTGAGCAGCTGGTTCAAGTACCTGCCTGAGTCCGTGGTGGAATTCCAGCCGGCCCTGCGGACCCTGGCGCACCCCATCAGCCAGGAGTACCTCAGGGAGACCCTGCAGCAGTGGATCAACAT GTGCAGTGATGACATCAGGACGGGGGTCAGGACCCTGCTGGTGTACGTGAAGAGCATgaaggggctggcagggatcCGTGATGCCGTGTGGGAGCTGTTCTCCAGCGAGTCCAGCAGCCACAACTGGGAGGCCGTGTGCCGGCGCCTGCTGGACAGGCCTGTGTCCttctgggaggagctgctgcagcagctcttcctggacaggctgcag ACGCTGACCAAAGAAGGCTTCGActccatctccagcagctccaagcagctgctggctgtagCCTTGCAGGAGCTGGAAGTGAAAGCTGGCAGCGGTGCCCTGAGCAAGCAGATCCAGCTGGAACACAACGTGGCCCTGTTCCTGTGGTCGGAGAGCCCCGGGGACCTGCCCGGGGACGCGGCGTGGGTCAGCGTGGGGCAGCGCGGGCCCTTCGCCAGGAGCGGGCTGGCCATGAAGGCACAGGCGCTCACTCCGTGCGTGCAGAGCTTCTGCTCCACGCTGGACTCCAAGctgaaggccaggctggaggatgTCCTGTCCTACCTCCCCGGGGACGACTCTGTCCCCAAGGAGCCCGCGGCGCCACCGCGCTCCGCCTTCGACCGCTTCGCCGACGCCGGCACCGTGCAGGGGCTGCTCCGCGACCGCTGCGTCGCCTGCGTCCGGCACCTCCTGGGCTGcgtccaggagcagctccagagtgCCCAGAGCCAGCTGGATCCCCCTGGGGACGCCAGGCTCAACGCCGTGCTCTTCatggccaggctgtgccaggccctgcccGAGCTGTGCCCTCACCTGCAGCGCTGTGTGCTGGGCCAGGCGGGCGGCGCGGAGTCGGCGCCCAAGGAGCCGCGCTCTGCCAAGAAGCTGGGCAAGGGCAAAGCCCAGGAAGTGCCCCCCGAGCTGGCCAAGTGGCAGGAGGTGAaggcagagctcctgcagcaaaGCCTGGTGGCCTATCAGCTCTGGAGCTCGGCTGTCACCAAA GGCCTGGTGCAGTGCTTCACCCACACGTTGCTGCTCGACACGGCTGGCTCTGTCCTGGCCACGGCCACCAACTGGGACGAGATCGAAATCCAGGAGGAAACTGAGTCTGGGAGCAGCGTGACGTCCAAGATCCGGCTGCCTGTGCAG CCCTCGTGGCACGTGCAGTGCCTCCTGTTCAGCCTGTGCCAGGAGGTGAACAGGGTTGGGGGGCACACCCTGCCCAAGGTcaccctgcaggagctgctgaggagctgcatgGCAGAGGTGCTCGCTGCCTATGGGAAGCTGGTGgagcagaagcaggagaag AGGCCGGACAGCTTCCCCCTGACCcagagcagggctctgcagttACTCTACGACCTGAGGTACCTCAGCATCATCCTGACAGCCAAGAGTGAGGACTCAAAACCCAGCAGGATCAAGCAGGACTCCGG gattGAGAAGGTCATCGACTTCCTGGAGGGACACATCGATCCCTTCGACCTGGATGTGTTCACCCCACACCTGAACAGCAACCTGAACCGCCTGGTGCAGAGAACCTCG gTTCTCTTTGGCCTGCTGACTGGGACAGAGAACCAGTACACGAGCAGGGCCGGCGCGCTGAGCTCGCAGGAGCTCCACAACATCCTGCCCTTAGCATCCAGCCAGATCAG GTTTGGACTTTTGCCACTGAGCATGTCGAGCTCACGGAAGAGCAAGTCCACTGCCAGGAGCACAGAAAGAGTCCAG TGGGATGCTGCCCTGTAA
- the COG1 gene encoding conserved oligomeric Golgi complex subunit 1 isoform X4, with amino-acid sequence MATRGAEAEALFEAHTAAELRAVERRLRAGIEQKREELRQMVGERYRDLIEAADTIAEMRRSAERLLGAVRGLQRGGAARPGPAGTVRPAAQQSFYAAAAQLKLLLEVPERVWGAVEGGRYLPAARLHLLGAHLRRQLQLDAPRARCSPILARFPILLRQVAAASHLRSTILQESKALLRCPTGSDQAVAEALCAIMLLEDSSPRQALADFLLARKLAIQQLLNQPHHGAGIKAQVCSLMELLGTTLYQAHALFYTVPEGMAPEPALPCGLLFSTLESSTGQNPAGRGGVLEEDLKLSSWFKYLPESVVEFQPALRTLAHPISQEYLRETLQQWINMCSDDIRTGVRTLLVYVKSMKGLAGIRDAVWELFSSESSSHNWEAVCRRLLDRPVSFWEELLQQLFLDRLQTLTKEGFDSISSSSKQLLAVALQELEVKAGSGALSKQIQLEHNVALFLWSESPGDLPGDAAWVSVGQRGPFARSGLAMKAQALTPCVQSFCSTLDSKLKARLEDVLSYLPGDDSVPKEPAAPPRSAFDRFADAGTVQGLLRDRCVACVRHLLGCVQEQLQSAQSQLDPPGDARLNAVLFMARLCQALPELCPHLQRCVLGQAGGAESAPKEPRSAKKLGKGKAQEVPPELAKWQEVKAELLQQSLVAYQLWSSAVTKGLVQCFTHTLLLDTAGSVLATATNWDEIEIQEETESGSSVTSKIRLPVQRPDSFPLTQSRALQLLYDLRYLSIILTAKSEDSKPSRIKQDSGIEKVIDFLEGHIDPFDLDVFTPHLNSNLNRLVQRTSVLFGLLTGTENQYTSRAGALSSQELHNILPLASSQIRFGLLPLSMSSSRKSKSTARSTERVQGPAAAAVLPREDEAARPGSLFRQLITDDEDTVAPSLFKLGWLSGMTK; translated from the exons ATGGCGACGCGCGGCGCCGAGGCCGAGGCGCTGTTCGAGGCGCACACGGCGGCCGAGCTGCGGGCGGTGGAGCGGCGGCTGCGCGCCGGCATCGAGCAGAAGCGGGAGGAGCTGCGGCAGATGGTGGGCGAGCGCTACCGGGACCTCATCGAGGCGGCCGACACCATCGCCGAGATGCGGCGGAGCGCCGAGCGCCTGCTGGGCGCCGTGCGGGGGCTGCAgcgcggcggcgcggcccggcccggccccgccggcacG GTTcgcccagcagctcagcagagttTTTACGCGGCGGCGGcacagctgaagctgctgctggaggtccCCGAGCGGGTCTGGGGGGCGGTGGAAGGGGGTCGCTACCTGCCCGCCGCCCGGCTCCACCTGCTCGGGGCTCACCTGCgccggcagctgcagctggacgCCCCCCGAGCCCGCTGCAGCCCCATCCTCGCCCGCTTCCCCATCCTGCTGCGACAAGTGGCGGCCGCCAGCCACCTCAG ATCCACCATCCTGCAGGAGAGCAAGGCCCTGCTGCGCTGCCCCACGGGCTCGGACCAGGCGGTGGCAGAAGCCCTGTGTGCCATCATGCTGCTGGAGGACAGCTCCCCACGCCAGGCCCTGGCTGACTTCCTGCTGGCCAGGAAACTGGccatccagcagctgctcaacCAGCCACACCACG GCGCAGGTATCAAAGCTCAGGTGTGTTCCCTGATGGAGCTGCTCGGCACCACGCTGTACCAGGCCCACGCTCTCTTCTACACCGTGCCCGAGGGGATGGCCCcggagccagccctgccctgtggaTTGCTCTTCTCcaccctggagagcagcacggGCCAGAACCCCGCAG ggagaggaggggtgCTGGAGGAGGATCTGAAGCTGAGCAGCTGGTTCAAGTACCTGCCTGAGTCCGTGGTGGAATTCCAGCCGGCCCTGCGGACCCTGGCGCACCCCATCAGCCAGGAGTACCTCAGGGAGACCCTGCAGCAGTGGATCAACAT GTGCAGTGATGACATCAGGACGGGGGTCAGGACCCTGCTGGTGTACGTGAAGAGCATgaaggggctggcagggatcCGTGATGCCGTGTGGGAGCTGTTCTCCAGCGAGTCCAGCAGCCACAACTGGGAGGCCGTGTGCCGGCGCCTGCTGGACAGGCCTGTGTCCttctgggaggagctgctgcagcagctcttcctggacaggctgcag ACGCTGACCAAAGAAGGCTTCGActccatctccagcagctccaagcagctgctggctgtagCCTTGCAGGAGCTGGAAGTGAAAGCTGGCAGCGGTGCCCTGAGCAAGCAGATCCAGCTGGAACACAACGTGGCCCTGTTCCTGTGGTCGGAGAGCCCCGGGGACCTGCCCGGGGACGCGGCGTGGGTCAGCGTGGGGCAGCGCGGGCCCTTCGCCAGGAGCGGGCTGGCCATGAAGGCACAGGCGCTCACTCCGTGCGTGCAGAGCTTCTGCTCCACGCTGGACTCCAAGctgaaggccaggctggaggatgTCCTGTCCTACCTCCCCGGGGACGACTCTGTCCCCAAGGAGCCCGCGGCGCCACCGCGCTCCGCCTTCGACCGCTTCGCCGACGCCGGCACCGTGCAGGGGCTGCTCCGCGACCGCTGCGTCGCCTGCGTCCGGCACCTCCTGGGCTGcgtccaggagcagctccagagtgCCCAGAGCCAGCTGGATCCCCCTGGGGACGCCAGGCTCAACGCCGTGCTCTTCatggccaggctgtgccaggccctgcccGAGCTGTGCCCTCACCTGCAGCGCTGTGTGCTGGGCCAGGCGGGCGGCGCGGAGTCGGCGCCCAAGGAGCCGCGCTCTGCCAAGAAGCTGGGCAAGGGCAAAGCCCAGGAAGTGCCCCCCGAGCTGGCCAAGTGGCAGGAGGTGAaggcagagctcctgcagcaaaGCCTGGTGGCCTATCAGCTCTGGAGCTCGGCTGTCACCAAA GGCCTGGTGCAGTGCTTCACCCACACGTTGCTGCTCGACACGGCTGGCTCTGTCCTGGCCACGGCCACCAACTGGGACGAGATCGAAATCCAGGAGGAAACTGAGTCTGGGAGCAGCGTGACGTCCAAGATCCGGCTGCCTGTGCAG AGGCCGGACAGCTTCCCCCTGACCcagagcagggctctgcagttACTCTACGACCTGAGGTACCTCAGCATCATCCTGACAGCCAAGAGTGAGGACTCAAAACCCAGCAGGATCAAGCAGGACTCCGG gattGAGAAGGTCATCGACTTCCTGGAGGGACACATCGATCCCTTCGACCTGGATGTGTTCACCCCACACCTGAACAGCAACCTGAACCGCCTGGTGCAGAGAACCTCG gTTCTCTTTGGCCTGCTGACTGGGACAGAGAACCAGTACACGAGCAGGGCCGGCGCGCTGAGCTCGCAGGAGCTCCACAACATCCTGCCCTTAGCATCCAGCCAGATCAG GTTTGGACTTTTGCCACTGAGCATGTCGAGCTCACGGAAGAGCAAGTCCACTGCCAGGAGCACAGAAAGAGTCCAG GGAccggctgcagctgctgtgctgcccagggaggacGAGGCGGCACGGCCGGGCTCCCTGTTCCGGCAGCTCATCACCGACGACGAGGACACGGTGGCACCGTCCCTCTTCAAGCTGGGCTGGCTCTCAGGCATGACCAAGTGA